The Mariprofundus ferrinatatus DNA window GAGCAGATTCCGCCCGCCTATGCGGCGTGGCTCCCCAGCCTTGTTTTCGGAGGGCTCGGCATGTTCCTGCTACTTAAACGTGAGGGACATTAAACCCTGACAGGGCTCAATCAGACCGACTGCAGAAGGGTGCACACTTCGCTGTGCAGGTGTGGATTGGCTGCCAGTATATCGCCCTTTTCAAGATCGATAGTTGCACCGTCAAGCCCTGTCGCAAGGCCTCCCGCCTCCTGAACCAGCAGATATCCGGCTGCAATATCCCAGGGCTTAAGGCCAGCCTCCCAGTAAACATCAAGGCGCCCGGCTGCCACATATGCGAGATCTAGAGCTGCTGAACCACCACGCCTGTATCCATCCATAGCACGCATACAGATATCCATACGCGCTTGGAAAAGGTCAATATGTTCACGCTGATATGATGGCATACCCGAAGCAAAAAGAGCATGATCCAACCGCTTCTCTGAGGTTGCACGCAGGCGACGCCTATTTACAAAAGCACCGCCGCCATTCTTTGCTTCAAACGTTTCATCACGAATCGGATCGTGGACCACTGCCAGCAGAGGCTTGCCATCCTTCCATGCAGAAATGGATACGGCAAAATGGGGATAGCCGTGAATAAAGTTGGTTGTGCCATCAAGCGGGTCGACATACCACTGCACGGATGCGGCAGGATTGATCCGCTTCGCACTCTCCTCGGCGACAATGCCGTGATCCGGATAGTGCTGGGCAATCTCCCTCAGGATCAGCGCTTCAGCACGCTGATCTACATCGGTGACATAGTCCCGATCCGATTTCTGATGCACTTTAAAACTATCGCGTTCATCAAAAGCCCTGGCAATCAGATCCCCGGCACGCCTGGCGGCCCGTACAGCTACATATAACACTTATCCACTCCTGAAACAGCCGACCTATGGGCAGAACCCGATCGGGTCGCGAACCATATCAAGGATGATCGAAAATGTACGCCAAAATTATTTGCGCAGCCCCGCCACCTTGCAGGCGCATCAAATAGAACTACACTCATCAACATGGGAGCGGCCTGATCTACCTCCTGTTCGAAGCAAATCCTGTGAGTGGAGGGCTCATGTCATACTTCAACAGCGTTGCAGCGTGGCTTCAGAATGAAGCCTATACGGGTGACAAGCCCCTTGCCGAACTTCAGCTGCAGCAGACCAAGGCGCGCATTCTGCTCACCATAGCCAGCCTTACTTATGTAATCCTGCATGGTGAATACTTCCAGTTCTATAAAGTTGAGGCTCTGATTTATACGGGCTTCTACTTTATCATGAATGCCGCTGCACTGATCAGCCTGCGCAAGCAGCCCTTCACGATTCTCGGCTCCCTCTTCTATCCGCTTCTTGATGTTATTATTGTGGCTTTCGGCATGCTCATCGACGGCGGCCATGCCAGCGGCATCTACTTCATCCTGCCGATAATCATTATTGGCAACGGACTGCGCTTCGGCAACCCGATGCTGATCTACTCCCAGATACTGTGCCTGATCGGACTGTTTGGCTCAACCGCCTATGGGCATTATTCGCTGCAACTACCGATCGATTACACGCTTCTCTTCTGGCAGGTATTCACCCTCCTGGCCGTACCCTTTTATGTCTACCTGATCGTAAAAAAGGTGGAGACGGCGATCTATGAACGGAATGCTGCAGAGCAAAGTTCCTTCCAGCTGATAGACAAAGGTCCCCTGCCGGTCTTCACATTTGAACTCGATGCAGGCCAGAACCCGCAGATGCTCTATGCCAATGCGGCCATGTTTCAGCTATTTCATAATAAGCAGTCAGATATTGTCGGCAAGCCTGCTGAGATTCTGGTGCTGCCTGAAGACGCTGAGGAGATGAATAAATTCTGTCGTGCAGCACTTTTCGATGGGACTAGTAAGAATTTAATCCGTCCGAAGACCAGCTACCTAAGAGGCATTGATGCATCGGATCGTATCATCAAACTGATGGCTTCAGCCATCCGCATGCGCTGGCATGAGAACTGGATCGGCGTCTGCTTCCTGCTCGATATCACCGAACGTGAAACCCTTCAGGAGGAGCTGGAGGCCGTGTACAAGGAAGGCTACATGTCCACACTTGTTGCAGGCATTGTTCACGACTTCAGGAACGTACTGACCAACATGATCGGCAATGCTGAAGTGCTCCAGATGAACAGCAATGATGCAGCTGAGAAACAGCAGATTGAGTCGATTATCGAAGCCGGCGAGCGGGGTTCGGAGTTGGTTACCCATCTGTTGAAACTGAGCAGAAAAAGCGACCCCGATCAGACCAGTGTTTGCACCGCTGGCATCGAGCTTCAGCAGCCACTGGACAACATTATCGGGCTTGCACGTCTGCAACTGCCCCACAACATCCGTCTAATCTGCCACATTGATGCGCAGTTGCCGGATGTTGCAATCAACGTCATTGAGATCGAACAGATCCTTCTAAACCTGATCAACAACTCAAGGCAGGCGATCACCGGAACAGGCAGGATCGAGGTCAACATCGGCACTGCTTCCAACAAGGAAAGCGGTTTATCTGAACTCTGCATCAACGTAACCGACAATGGTGAAGGCATCAGCAAAGAGGATCTGGATAAGGTGTTCAAACCCTTCTGGACATCCAGAAAAAACATTGGCGGCACCGGCATCGGCCTGACCATGGTTCAGCGCATCGTAAAGCTTCACCACGGCCGCATTGACATCTCATCTCCTGCCGGTGAACACCGGACAACAGTCACGGTTTGCATCCCCTCCTTCCAAACTGAAGAGAAAACAAAATCCGGGCAGAGCTCCTATGTAAACCGGATAGAGGAGCAATCAGCTGGCGATCATGTGGTGGTCCAGCCACAGCACGTGCTGCTTGTCGACGATATGCTCGATATCCTGCATATTCACAAGGCGATGCTCGCCCGCATGGGCCACAGCGCAGCAATGGCAGAGTCTGCCGATCAGGCCATGCAACTGTTCAATGACGAACAGCAGCAGTTCGACCTGATTATAACGGACTTCCGCATGCCCGGTAAGGATGGCCTGCAGATGGTCAAAGAGATCCGGCAGAAAGACCCGACAATTCCGATTTTAATGATCACTGCATACGGTGAAGATGAGCAGCTGCAACAGGCAGCCAGCTACGGCGTTCATTTGATCAGTAAACCGGTATCTATCAACAAGATGGAAACCGGGATTCGGCTGGCACTGACTCAGACCCCGAATCAGGGTCACTGATCAGCCCCTGATTCAGCTATTGCCAATCAGTTCACGGGAGCTGAAGCCATCATAGACTGCATCGACAAAGTAGAGGCCATGGGCAGGTGCAGTCGCTGCGGCCTTGCTTCTGTCTTTCTGATCCAGCAGTCGCGCAAACCCTTCCGGGCTCTGCCTTCCCAATCCAACATCTACCAGATTCCCCACCAGGTTACGGACCATATGATAGAGGAAGGCATCGGCAGCCACCTCGATGGTAATCACCCCATCGGATCGCTTCACATTAATCCGGCTGATTGTCCGGATTGCGTGGGCCGCCTGACATCCTGAAGCTCGAAGCGTGCTGAAATCGTGCGTGCCAAGGCAGCATAAAGCAGCTTCGCACATCGCATCAACATCGAGCGGCCGGGGCATCCACCAGTGTCGCCAGCGATAGATCGCAGAAGGGGTGTTGCGATTCCATATCTGATAGCGGTATGCCCTCTCTCTGCAATCGAATCGGGCATGGAAATCGGAGTTTACAGCGCGTACTCCCACTACCCTGACCGTATCCGGAAGCTTGCTGTTAACCCCGTGTATATAGGCCAGGTGTGATCGCTGCCATCGCTCTGCCGAGACATCCGCATGTACCAGCAGTGCCTCAGCATGAACACCGCTATCGGTTCGTCCTGCAGCAACAGTAGAAACAGGTTTACCCTCGATCTCTGCCAAGGCTTCCTGCAACGAAGCCTGCACAGAAACGGCGTTATCCTGCTGCTGCCAGCCGTGAAACGCACTGCCATCAAATTCCAGTGCCATAGCAATTCTCTGCCGTTGAACTATATCTTCCATGCCATCACCAGCCCTGCAACCCCGAAAGCAGCAGTGAGCAGATTCGCTCCCACAAGGGATCCACCCGCCTTCATTGTTTGATCTTCAATGTAAACAGGAGAACCAGGCCAGCGCAGCCATAACAGTCGCGACTGATCTGCAGCAACCATGAGGGTGGAACGAAATGCAGAAACAAGGAGCTGCGGAGCACTCCGCCAGCTTTTTCGCATCTGCCACTGATGTTTTACAGAGAGCAGCACTGCTCCCACACTGCGTTTAAGCGGTGCCATTATCATCAAGTAGATCAGCAGCTCTCTGCTGATAAATGGCAGTAGTAGCAACCCTTTGAACCATTCGCTTTGCCTTAAACAGAGAAAAAGGAGGGCCGCGCCAAGATATATTGCAGAGAGATGCAATGACAACCGTACTCCCTGCAACAGCCCCTCATACGTCAGGGGTAGAAGTGGAATATCCGGGAATAGAAACTGACCGGGAGAAAAACATGAATGCAGAACGATTATTGGAATAACAAACCAGCGTAACAAACCGGAAATCCGAATAACACGAGTCCACCCGCCCTCGATAAATCGAATCATCAGTGCAGACAGCAGCATGAATAACAGGCCATATGTGACTGCATGCGCGGCAATTGCAAGACTCAGCATGGCAAGCCCCACAAGAAACCTGGAGAGAGGATGGATTGCGTAGTAGTTGCTGGCTGTCATCACTTACAGAGAATCAGAAGATTCAGGGTTTTTTATCCTTGTCCTCATCCTCATCGCCGAATTGACTCAACAACTGGTCCAGCTCCTGGGTTGCATCGTGATCAACCCTCTCACCACCTGCCGATCTGTCAGCTTCCGGTTCGCCCTCCTGGTCTGTTAAAAGGGCACTATTATTCTCGAACTGCTGGGTTGAATCCTGATCTTCGGATGAGATATCTTCAGCGCCATTTAATGCGCTGCTCTCTTCGAACTCGATCAAATCACTCCCTTCTTCATTGCCGGAAAAACCACTAATAAATGAATCCAGATGCTGCGTAGCTCCGAATTCGTCATCATCCTCTTCAGGTTTGCTCTCCGCTTGCAGGTCCTCATCAACATCGAATGAGATCAACTCATTATCTCTGCTGAAATCGAAATCGTCTTCACTATCGAAAGCGCCAAGCAAGTTATCCAGATGCTGGGTGGCGGTAAGCTCTTTTTCCAGTTCATCAGCATCCTGTTCCGCCTTTGTCTCAGAAGACTCAGACAGTTCATCCGGCTCTTCCTGATCACTTGAAAAGTCCTCAATCAGATTGCCCAGCTCCTCACCAATTCCGGTATCAGACTCAATCTCAATGGTGCCTTCAGACTCCGGAAGCTCCTCTGCTGTGCGCTCCATATTGATAGAGTCACCTTCAAGGGATATCTCTTTCGAACTGTCATCCTCAAATTCATCAAGAATCGCTTCGATCTCACTGTTCTCGTCATCCATAACATTCAGAGTAATGGCTTCATCATCCTCATTTCCCTCTGAATCATGCTCCGCTTCATCTTCGAACGGGGCAGCATGAAGCCAATCAAGTTCATCGTCCTGTTTATCGGCTTCAGAAGCAGGCTCAGCCTGAGAAGTTTCAACCTCAGGTTCACCCGTTTCAGCAGCTTCATCTTCAAACGGGGCAGCATGAAGCCAATCAAGTTCATCGTCCTGTTTATCGGCTTCAGAAGCCGGCTCAGCCTGAGAGGTTTCAACCTCAGGTTCACCCGTTTCAGCAGCTTCATCTTCAAACGGGGCAGCATGAAGCCAATCAAGTTCATCGTCCTGTTTATCGGCTTCAGAAGCCGGTTCAGCCTGAGAGGTTTCAACCTCTGGCTCATCCGTTTCTGCAACTTCATCTTCAGGCGAATCCAGATAGGAAATGTCATAATCCAGCACCGGCCCCTCTTCAGCTCCGGCTGTCTCAGAGGAGTCAAATCCTTCAGCCCCCTCTTCAGAAGAGCTCTCTTGAGAAGAGGCCTCTCCAGAAGAAAAATCATATGTATCCAATTCAGATTCGGCGGAAGTCAGCCCTGTGATCGTAGCATTGAACTGCGCCAGTGCAGCACCGGTAAGAGCAGCCATGGCTGCATCCTTGGCTGCATTAAAACCATCCGTATCACCTCTGGTATGCAGAAGTTCAGCCTTACGAATATGGGCCTCAACATTGCTCGGGCTTGCACGCAGGGCAAGTTCCAATTGCTGCAACGCCTCCTCTTCCATGCCATAGCGGATATAGACATCAACCTCAGAGAGATAATCGGTGTGCGTGTCACCTTCCAATGTAGTTGAATCCAGCATCACCATCTCAGCAGTGTCGGTCTCGGTAAGGTCCTCAGAGAGATTGAAAACGTCAGCCTTGTCCCCCCCTTCATTTACAGGAGCAGCTTCACCATGCCCTTCCTCTGTTTCGCTCACATCTGTGACGGAGGGCTCTTCCATTTCGGACGACATCTCATGCTCAACCGGTTCACTTGCTTTACTGACAGCAGCTGCTTCAGATGGGTGCGCTGGCTCCCTGCGCATCAACAGCACAACCACCACCAACAGAATAACAACCAGGCCAATTAACACCCAGACAATCCAGTCCAAGCCTCCAGACTGCGAGGCCTGGGCCCTTGCCTGCACCAACTCCTCCTGCAAGCGGGACACAAGAATCTCCAGCCTTTCAACCTTGGCATCGGATGCAGCTGCTCCGGCCTGATCCACCTTCTGGCTCAGCGCCTCGATACGTTTCTCACTCTCTGCAAGTTTCTGCTGCAGTATCTCGTTCTGCATACTCAGTTCAGAAAGAATCGCGCTCTGGCTGCTCTCACCACCCTCTGGTATCAGGTTATCAGCAGCAACAGGCGCCACCTCCCCTGAAACGGTTACATCAACTTTATCCCTGGCAGGAACAACAGGCTCAGATTTCTCATCTACAGCAGCTGCTGGGGCCGCAACAGGTGCCGATGCCACCCCGTCTGCGACCTGTCCTACGCTAACGCGCTTGCTGTAACGGGTACGCTGTGCTTCAGCTTCAGCCGCATATCGCGGCTGATTCTTAAGTTCCTGAAACTGTTTATCATGCTCTTTGAAGACCTTATAAGCTTCACTGGTGGAGAGTCTCTCTACTTCTGCCGCAGTCGGAACATCAAGATAGCTGCCACTGAGCAGCAGGTTCATGTTTTCCTTATCAAATTTCGCTTTGTTCTTTTCAAAAAGCGCAACCGAAATCTGAGAAAGCGTATAGCGCTTATCAACACGCAGGCGATGAACGACGGTACTAAGCATATCGCCACGAACAATCGGTCCATAACGACTGGTTCTTGCCCATCCCTCAAAGTACTCGACCTTTTTAATTTCCTCGACCGGCACATCTTCAACGGCAACTACGGCGGCAGAACTTACAGAATCATCTGCCGTCTCCACCTTAACAGCAGGAAGCGGTGCTTTTTCAGCAGCCTGAACCACATTTTTCGGGGTTTCGAGAAAAACAGGGTACTTCTTGAAATGGGCTACGCGCCCATGGCGGATTTTGACGATCAGATTGAAAAATGGCGCTCGAATCGCATTACTTGAGCTGAGTTTGACACGGGCACCGCGGGAATCACTGGTTACTTCAGCACGAATACCGTTAACCGCAGCGTCGCGGTAAACCTCGAAAATCCTGTAATCGGAAGCCGCAGCGATTTCGACAAAGACCTTGGATACCAGCTCGCTCTCTTCCAGTTGCAGCGGAACTTCAGCGTAGAAAGGCTCTCCCAGTCGGGAGTTGACCTCGATTTTCTCAAGCGATGCGGCAAAGGTAACGCCTGTGAACAGATACAGTGCCAGGCCAAACCAGACCAGTCGAAAAATGTGTCCTACTCGATTCATTGTGCTCCCTCCATCACCCTGCAGGAGCTCTTCTCCTATGAGTGAGGAATCAGAATTTCCGCTATCTGCACAGCATTTAGAGCCGCGCCTTTACGTACGTTATCGGCAACAACCCATAAATGCAAAGAGTTTGCGCAGCTTTGGTCATCGCGAATCCTGCCCACCCAAACCGGATCAGTTCCAGCGGCCTCACTCGGCATCGGATAATCTTCTCCTGCAGGATCATCGACAACACAAACACCTTCAGCATCAGCCAGCAACCTGCGTGCCGTTACTGCATCCATCGGTCCGGAAAAGGTGATATTGACGGATTCCGAATGACCATAGAATACGGGAACGCGAACGGTCGTTGCTGTGACGGCGATCTCAGATTCCATGATCTTGCGCGTCTCATCCATCATCTTTCGCTCTTCTTTGGTATATCCGTCATCCATAAAGACGTCGATATGTGGAATCACATTGAAAGCGATCCGGGCAGGAAAAACATTCACTTCAGCACTCTGGCCATTGAGCAGCTGTGCCGTCTGCTTGGCCAGTTCATCCATCGCCTTACCGCCGGCGCCACTCACTGCCTGATAGGTGGAGACCACCACCCGTTCAATCGGCACGGCATCGTGTAGTGGTTTCAACGCCACAACCATCTGAATGGTCGAGCAGTTGGGGTTAGCGATGATCTTGTTCTCACGCGCCATCTCCAGCGCATGGGGATTCACCTCTGGAACAACGAGGCAGATATCATCATCCATCCGCCAGGCGCTTGAGTTGTCAATTACGTAGCATCCCGCTGCCGCAAAACGAGGAGCATGTGTTTTTGAGGTGCCGCCACCTGCAGAGAACAGTGCGATATCAACACCGGTCGGATCAAAGGTTTCGAGATCCTGGACAACATACTCCTTGCCCCTGAACTCAATGGTTGAGCCGGCACTGCGACTCGACGCCACCGGATAAAGTTCGTCAATCGGGAAATTACGCTCCGCAAGAATCTCCAGCATGGTCTTACCAACCGCACCGGTCGCCCCCACCACGGCTACGACATAGCCCTCATCTTTTTTCGGCAAAAACGGTTCTGTGCTCACGCCAGCGCCTCCAGTTCCTTACAGACTGCATCACCCATGCCCGAGCAGCTTACGGATGCTCCGCCATCGGCAAGATCAACGGTGCGCACACCGTTGTTGAGCGTATTCTCTACCGCCTGCTCCACCTTGTCAGCCAGGTCGGGGCGATTCAGTGAGAATCGCAGCATCATGGCAGCCGAGAGAATGGTTGCCAGCGGGTTGGCCTTGTCCTGGCCTGCAATATCAGGAGCCGAGCCGTGAATCGGCTCATACATGGCAAACTCTTCGCCGATCGAGGCTGATGGAAGCATGCCGATGGAACCGGTCAGCATAGATGCTTCATCGGAGAGAATGTCGCCGAACATATTGGTGGTAACAATGACGTCGAACTGTTTCGGATTACGGATCAGCTGCATCGCCGCATTGTCAACATACATGTGTGAAAGCTCGACATCGCTGTACTCAGCTGCATGCAGGGCTGTAACCACCTCACGCCAGTACTCGGTTGCCTCAAGCACATTCGCCTTGTCGATCGAGCAGACACGGTTAGAGCGCAGACGGGCTGCCTCAAACGCCTTGCGTGCAATACGCTCAATCTCACTGGTCTTGTAGGCCAGTGTATTAAAACCACGCTTCTCACCATTCGGAAGCTCTTCAATGCCGCGCGGCTGGCCGAAATAGATGCCTGAAACCAGTTCACGCACCACCAGGATATCGACACCGCTGATCACTTCCGGCTTAAGCGTGGAGGCGTTCAGAAGCTGATCATGCACCTTGGCCGGACGGTAGTTGGCAAACAGGCCGAGATCCTCACGGATACGCAGCAGCCCAGCCTCAGGACGTAGCGGTTTTGCAAGCGGCTCCCATTTCGGTCCACCCACTGCACCGAGCAGCACTGCATCACACGCTTTTACCAGCCTCTGAGTCGCCTCAGGATATGGATCACCCGCTTCATCGTAACCGGCACCGCCAATCGCGGCCTCTTCCCATGTAGCATCCAGACCAAAGTTGCGATTCAGCACCTCAAGCACCTTCAGGGCCTCATCGACAATCTCTTTACCGATACCATCACCGGGCAATACTGCAATCTTTACAGCCATCTCTACTCCTTCTTTCCGACTGCGGTTTTGACCGCTGCCAGAAAATCATCCACATCCTTGAATTCTCTATACACCGAGGCGAAACGCACATAGGCCACGCCATCGAGCCTGCGCAACTGCTCCATCACATAAGCGCCGACACTCTCAGCGGCAATCTCCGACTCACCCTGCTCCTGAACGGCGCGCAACACCGCATTGACACCCTTCTCAAGCTGATCTGCCGAAACAGGCCGCTTCTCCAGCGCCTTTTGCATGCCGGCATGGATTTTGCCCACATCGAAGGCCTGACGCGTGCCATCCTTCTTTACTACCAGCGGCAGCTTCAGTTCGGCACGCTCATATGTGGAGAATCGCTTACCACACTTCTCGCACTCACGGCGGCGGCGAACAGCCGCACCATCCTCGACCACGCGTGAATCAACCACGCGCGTATCGTCATTGGCACAATAGGGGCAATACATTCAGATCAACCGTGAAATGTTTGGCTATCCTTAACTCTCGTAAATCGGGAACCGATTCGTCAGCTTATGAACCTCATCCAGCACTGCCGCATGGATCGCCGCATCTTCCGGTGCTTTCAATACCTGCAGGATCATTTCGCCAATCAGGGAGGCATCCGACTCTTTCATGCCGCGCGCTGTGATGACCGATGCACCGATACGGATACCGGAGGTGACAAACGGTGATTCAGGATCGAACGGAATGGTATTCTTATTGGTGGTAATGCCGGCAGCTTCCAGTGCCTCTTCGGCCTGCTTGCCGGTGATTCCCTGCGGACGGACATCAACGCGGAACATATGGCAGTCGGTACCGCCAGAAACGATACGCAGACCTCCCTCTGTAAGGGTTGCAGCCAGTGCACGCGCATTGGCAATCACCTGCTTCTGGTCTTCCTTGAACTGATCGCCAAGCGCCTCGCCGAATGCAACCGCCTTGGCTGCAATCACATGCATCAGCGGGCCGCCCTGAATGCCAGGGAAGATGCGCGAATTGATCTTCTTCGCCAATTCATCATCGTCGGTCAGGATCATGCCGCCGCGTGGACCACGCAGTGTTTTATGGGTGGTCGTGGTGATTACATGCGCATGTCCTACCGGGCTCGGGTAAACGCCAGCCGCAATCAGACCTGCATAATGCGCCATATCCACCATCAGGATCGCGCCCACCTTGTCTGCAATTTCGCGCATACGCGCAAAATCGATTCCGCGCTCATAAGCCGATGCACCGCCGATAATCATCTTCGGACGCTGTACTTCTGCCATCTTCTGCATCACATCATAATCGATCAGCTCGTTATCCTGACGTACACCGTAGGCAACAACCTCGTAGAGGCGGCCGGAGAAGTTAACCGGAGAACCGTGGGTCAGGTGACCTCCGTGCGAGAGATCCATACCCATGACAGTATCACCCGGGTTAAGGGTCGCCATATAAACGGCCATGTTGGCCTGGGAGCCAGAGTGTGGCTGTACGTTGGCATGCTTGACGCCGAAGATCTCACAGGCGCGCTGCTGCGCCAGTGACTCAACCACATCCACATGCTCACAACCACCGTAATAACGACGGCCAGGATAGCCTTCGGCATACTTATTGGTCATCACGGAGCCCTGCGCCTCCATCACGGCCCGGGATACGATATTTTCACTGGCAATGAGCTCCAGCGTGTGCTGCTGGCGGCCAAGTTCGGCGGCTATGGCATCTTTGACAACCGTATCGGCAAGCGGTGCATTAAAAAACTGACTGCGATCAGACATGAAGACTCCTGAAATAACAAAAGGCGATGTTTCACCCGCCTTTTTCTCTACTCCCGACCTGTGAGGAATTCGGGGTGCGTATTATGTCGAATCAAAGCAGCCGCGTCACCTTCGATTTCCACCGGCAGGGTGAGCCTGCATGCATAGCCGTTTATCAGCGCAAACGGTGCACCCCCTCTTCCAGAATCAACCGTCCCGCTTCTGCCGGATTCATGCGCACAACCATGTCGACAACGCTCTCATGGACTGTTTTTGAGAGCACTGAACCGTGCTGATGACAGAAAGCCATTGTGCGCCCGTCCGACAGGTCCAGCTTCAGATGCATCTCATGCATATCCTGCTGCAGCCAGTCGGTCAAAAGAGCAATCAGCTCGTCCACGCCGTCACCGGTGATGGCGGAGAGTGCAATGCGGCTGCCCGGTACAGTTTCAGCTCGCCAGCTCTCAATCCCCGGCACCAGATCCTTCTTGTTCATCACCTCAACAACCGGCGGAGACAGATCACCGACCAGCCCCAGCTGCTCCAGCGTCTCCTCAACGACCTTCCCCTGCTCGGCCAGCATGGGGTCGGCTGCATCGCGCACATGCAGCACGAGATCGGCTTCAACCACCTCTTCCAGCGTGGCGCGAAAGGCATCTACAAGTTCGTGCGGCAACTCCTGCACAAAACCCACAGTATCGGAAAACATCAGGCGCAGGCCACCGGGCAACTCGAGAAGACGCAGTGTCGGATCGAGTGTGGCGAAGAGCTGGTCTGCCGCGTAAACCCCGGACTCAGTGAGGCGGTTAAAGAGGGTCGATTTTCCCGCATTGGTGTAACCGACCAGAGCCACGGTCGGGATATCTTTTCTTTTGCGGCCCATCCGCTGGGTAGCGCGCATCTGGCGCACCTTCTCAAGATCCTTTTCAAGCGATTTGATTTTTACCCTGATCATACGGCGATCCAACTCGATCTGGCGCTCACCAGGGCCGCCCATAAAACCGAAACCACCGCGCTGCCGCTCCAGATGTGTCCAGCTGCGCACCAGACGTCCCAACTGATAGTTAAGACTGGCCAACTCCACCTGCAGCACACCTTCACGGGTACGGGCGCGCGATGCAAAAATTTCTAAGATCAGACCGGTACGATCCACCACCTTGGCATTCCATGCCTTCTCAAGATTGCGCTGCTGCACCGGCGAAAGCGGATGATCAACAAATACAACCACCGCCTCTTCAACCTCGACGAATTGGGCAACCTCATCCACCTGCCCCTCTCCGAGCAGTGTACCGGAATTCGCCCTGCGCACCGTAAATCGCTCAGAGCGAACAAGATTGCAGCCACTGGACTCCACCAACCGGTCAAACTCCTCGCTACGCGCCTTCCATGCATATTCTCCGACGCGCTTACTGGCCAGTTCGGGG harbors:
- a CDS encoding inositol monophosphatase family protein; this encodes MLYVAVRAARRAGDLIARAFDERDSFKVHQKSDRDYVTDVDQRAEALILREIAQHYPDHGIVAEESAKRINPAASVQWYVDPLDGTTNFIHGYPHFAVSISAWKDGKPLLAVVHDPIRDETFEAKNGGGAFVNRRRLRATSEKRLDHALFASGMPSYQREHIDLFQARMDICMRAMDGYRRGGSAALDLAYVAAGRLDVYWEAGLKPWDIAAGYLLVQEAGGLATGLDGATIDLEKGDILAANPHLHSEVCTLLQSV
- the truA gene encoding tRNA pseudouridine(38-40) synthase TruA, coding for MALEFDGSAFHGWQQQDNAVSVQASLQEALAEIEGKPVSTVAAGRTDSGVHAEALLVHADVSAERWQRSHLAYIHGVNSKLPDTVRVVGVRAVNSDFHARFDCRERAYRYQIWNRNTPSAIYRWRHWWMPRPLDVDAMCEAALCCLGTHDFSTLRASGCQAAHAIRTISRINVKRSDGVITIEVAADAFLYHMVRNLVGNLVDVGLGRQSPEGFARLLDQKDRSKAAATAPAHGLYFVDAVYDGFSSRELIGNS
- a CDS encoding hybrid sensor histidine kinase/response regulator is translated as MSYFNSVAAWLQNEAYTGDKPLAELQLQQTKARILLTIASLTYVILHGEYFQFYKVEALIYTGFYFIMNAAALISLRKQPFTILGSLFYPLLDVIIVAFGMLIDGGHASGIYFILPIIIIGNGLRFGNPMLIYSQILCLIGLFGSTAYGHYSLQLPIDYTLLFWQVFTLLAVPFYVYLIVKKVETAIYERNAAEQSSFQLIDKGPLPVFTFELDAGQNPQMLYANAAMFQLFHNKQSDIVGKPAEILVLPEDAEEMNKFCRAALFDGTSKNLIRPKTSYLRGIDASDRIIKLMASAIRMRWHENWIGVCFLLDITERETLQEELEAVYKEGYMSTLVAGIVHDFRNVLTNMIGNAEVLQMNSNDAAEKQQIESIIEAGERGSELVTHLLKLSRKSDPDQTSVCTAGIELQQPLDNIIGLARLQLPHNIRLICHIDAQLPDVAINVIEIEQILLNLINNSRQAITGTGRIEVNIGTASNKESGLSELCINVTDNGEGISKEDLDKVFKPFWTSRKNIGGTGIGLTMVQRIVKLHHGRIDISSPAGEHRTTVTVCIPSFQTEEKTKSGQSSYVNRIEEQSAGDHVVVQPQHVLLVDDMLDILHIHKAMLARMGHSAAMAESADQAMQLFNDEQQQFDLIITDFRMPGKDGLQMVKEIRQKDPTIPILMITAYGEDEQLQQAASYGVHLISKPVSINKMETGIRLALTQTPNQGH
- a CDS encoding FimV/HubP family polar landmark protein; its protein translation is MNRVGHIFRLVWFGLALYLFTGVTFAASLEKIEVNSRLGEPFYAEVPLQLEESELVSKVFVEIAAASDYRIFEVYRDAAVNGIRAEVTSDSRGARVKLSSSNAIRAPFFNLIVKIRHGRVAHFKKYPVFLETPKNVVQAAEKAPLPAVKVETADDSVSSAAVVAVEDVPVEEIKKVEYFEGWARTSRYGPIVRGDMLSTVVHRLRVDKRYTLSQISVALFEKNKAKFDKENMNLLLSGSYLDVPTAAEVERLSTSEAYKVFKEHDKQFQELKNQPRYAAEAEAQRTRYSKRVSVGQVADGVASAPVAAPAAAVDEKSEPVVPARDKVDVTVSGEVAPVAADNLIPEGGESSQSAILSELSMQNEILQQKLAESEKRIEALSQKVDQAGAAASDAKVERLEILVSRLQEELVQARAQASQSGGLDWIVWVLIGLVVILLVVVVLLMRREPAHPSEAAAVSKASEPVEHEMSSEMEEPSVTDVSETEEGHGEAAPVNEGGDKADVFNLSEDLTETDTAEMVMLDSTTLEGDTHTDYLSEVDVYIRYGMEEEALQQLELALRASPSNVEAHIRKAELLHTRGDTDGFNAAKDAAMAALTGAALAQFNATITGLTSAESELDTYDFSSGEASSQESSSEEGAEGFDSSETAGAEEGPVLDYDISYLDSPEDEVAETDEPEVETSQAEPASEADKQDDELDWLHAAPFEDEAAETGEPEVETSQAEPASEADKQDDELDWLHAAPFEDEAAETGEPEVETSQAEPASEADKQDDELDWLHAAPFEDEAEHDSEGNEDDEAITLNVMDDENSEIEAILDEFEDDSSKEISLEGDSINMERTAEELPESEGTIEIESDTGIGEELGNLIEDFSSDQEEPDELSESSETKAEQDADELEKELTATQHLDNLLGAFDSEDDFDFSRDNELISFDVDEDLQAESKPEEDDDEFGATQHLDSFISGFSGNEEGSDLIEFEESSALNGAEDISSEDQDSTQQFENNSALLTDQEGEPEADRSAGGERVDHDATQELDQLLSQFGDEDEDKDKKP
- a CDS encoding aspartate-semialdehyde dehydrogenase, whose product is MSTEPFLPKKDEGYVVAVVGATGAVGKTMLEILAERNFPIDELYPVASSRSAGSTIEFRGKEYVVQDLETFDPTGVDIALFSAGGGTSKTHAPRFAAAGCYVIDNSSAWRMDDDICLVVPEVNPHALEMARENKIIANPNCSTIQMVVALKPLHDAVPIERVVVSTYQAVSGAGGKAMDELAKQTAQLLNGQSAEVNVFPARIAFNVIPHIDVFMDDGYTKEERKMMDETRKIMESEIAVTATTVRVPVFYGHSESVNITFSGPMDAVTARRLLADAEGVCVVDDPAGEDYPMPSEAAGTDPVWVGRIRDDQSCANSLHLWVVADNVRKGAALNAVQIAEILIPHS